The following are from one region of the Polaribacter marinaquae genome:
- a CDS encoding DUF11 domain-containing protein, whose translation MSLKVPLLKFTSIKLFFTFIIVLFSVSNNYAQLDSEHYLPPLKQVFNNAGIQQQAVYFSTPETTPFPIEIYRGNSTTPLLTLTGLVKGSGKIFDNSNGLGNGDNNITLVTNANTGEVLSTAGLRIIAPGGQKFYVNYRGRSGAQAGSLTSKGSKAKGTEFRWGGIPNRAEDNNNRKLSTTLGMMATEDGTVVTVSGYDSGVRFRKGTNAGGITGTSQTISLNKGQSFVLEAVKNQSASNVDGWLGAKIEATKPIVISNGGLNVGVRTGSQSRDVGIDQPVAVENLGREYVFVRGNGANETEFPIIVATQNNTQVFAGGNLIGTINDGEYLEIPGSNYSSTSAGASMFVTTSREAYAYQCLQGATGNKIQTIGMNFIAPVNCLLPNLMDEISDIDRIAGSLTNESAITIIASALTPNTNIKVRENGVLVPLPTPVFPAGTSDWKTFYVNGLSGEIDVTSSGPIAVGTFMSLGANAGLAGYFSGFDTVPVVGVEITGGGCFPAGNLEESTKNFDAYQWYKNGNIIAGATSAVYTPDSIGEYYLVVTEGTCSYSSKTVDVFNCDPDIVVKKTSDISGDLTDGDEVNFTVTVQSFGLFPVTNLVIRDIFPTQLDLISVTPSQGTWVSPDWTIGTMEAGELFTLKFVSKVPNKPEEGVFSNVVSNTQDQVDSNDSTDDLIESFTLVSKKIDLSLNKTVDKSVVKLNDIVTFTLTLSNKGPDTATGIQVKDLLPSGLEYVALDSEIPVNTTYNSITGIWDVSALDLLQNNSIVLKIRAKVTDLNVLIINKTEVFKTEQKDLDSFPNSGN comes from the coding sequence TTGAGTTTAAAAGTGCCTTTGTTAAAGTTTACTTCAATAAAATTATTTTTTACATTTATAATTGTATTATTTTCTGTGTCAAATAATTATGCTCAATTAGATAGTGAGCATTATTTACCACCTTTAAAACAAGTTTTTAATAACGCAGGTATACAGCAGCAAGCGGTATATTTTTCAACTCCAGAAACGACACCTTTTCCTATAGAAATTTATAGAGGTAATAGTACAACACCATTGTTAACTCTTACAGGTTTAGTTAAGGGTTCTGGTAAAATATTTGATAATTCTAACGGTTTAGGTAACGGAGATAATAATATAACTTTAGTAACAAATGCAAATACCGGAGAAGTTTTATCAACTGCAGGTTTAAGAATTATTGCTCCTGGCGGGCAAAAATTTTATGTAAATTATAGAGGAAGATCTGGTGCACAAGCTGGTTCTTTAACTTCAAAAGGTTCAAAAGCTAAAGGAACAGAGTTTAGATGGGGAGGAATACCAAACAGAGCAGAAGATAATAATAATAGAAAATTGTCTACAACCCTTGGTATGATGGCTACAGAAGACGGTACAGTTGTAACAGTTTCGGGGTATGATAGTGGTGTTAGATTTAGAAAAGGAACAAATGCAGGAGGTATTACAGGTACTTCTCAAACCATAAGTCTTAATAAAGGGCAGTCTTTTGTATTAGAAGCTGTAAAGAACCAAAGTGCTTCTAATGTAGACGGTTGGTTAGGTGCTAAGATTGAAGCAACAAAACCAATAGTTATAAGTAATGGTGGACTAAACGTAGGTGTAAGAACCGGAAGCCAAAGTAGAGATGTTGGTATAGATCAACCTGTAGCAGTAGAAAATCTTGGTAGAGAATATGTTTTTGTTAGAGGAAATGGTGCAAATGAAACAGAGTTTCCTATAATTGTTGCAACACAAAATAATACACAAGTATTTGCTGGCGGAAATTTAATAGGAACAATAAATGATGGCGAATATTTAGAGATTCCGGGTAGTAATTACTCTTCTACAAGTGCTGGGGCAAGTATGTTTGTTACAACATCTAGAGAGGCATATGCTTATCAATGTTTACAGGGTGCTACAGGAAATAAAATTCAAACAATTGGTATGAATTTTATTGCACCTGTTAATTGTTTACTTCCAAATTTAATGGATGAAATATCTGATATTGATAGAATTGCAGGGTCACTTACAAATGAGTCTGCAATTACAATTATAGCATCTGCATTAACACCAAACACAAATATAAAAGTTAGAGAAAATGGTGTTTTAGTACCTTTACCAACACCTGTTTTTCCTGCAGGAACTTCAGATTGGAAAACTTTTTATGTAAACGGTTTGTCAGGTGAAATAGATGTTACTTCTTCTGGTCCAATAGCTGTTGGTACTTTTATGAGTTTAGGGGCTAATGCAGGTTTAGCAGGTTATTTTTCTGGGTTTGATACAGTGCCAGTTGTGGGAGTTGAAATTACTGGTGGTGGTTGTTTTCCGGCAGGAAATTTAGAAGAGAGTACTAAAAATTTTGATGCTTACCAATGGTATAAAAACGGAAATATAATTGCGGGTGCAACATCTGCAGTCTATACACCAGATAGTATTGGAGAATATTATTTAGTTGTTACAGAAGGTACCTGTTCTTATTCTTCTAAAACTGTAGACGTTTTTAATTGTGATCCGGATATTGTAGTGAAAAAAACTTCCGATATTTCAGGTGATTTAACAGACGGAGACGAGGTAAATTTTACCGTTACGGTTCAAAGTTTTGGTTTGTTTCCTGTAACTAATTTAGTGATTCGAGATATTTTTCCAACACAGCTAGATTTAATTAGTGTTACTCCAAGTCAAGGTACTTGGGTAAGTCCAGATTGGACAATTGGTACTATGGAAGCTGGAGAATTGTTTACTTTAAAATTTGTATCTAAAGTACCTAATAAGCCAGAAGAAGGTGTTTTTTCTAATGTAGTTTCTAATACACAAGATCAAGTAGATAGTAACGACTCTACGGATGATTTAATAGAAAGTTTTACGTTAGTTTCTAAAAAAATAGATTTATCTTTAAATAAAACAGTTGACAAATCAGTTGTAAAATTAAATGATATTGTAACTTTTACGCTTACTCTAAGTAACAAAGGTCCAGATACAGCTACAGGTATTCAAGTCAAAGATTTATTACCATCTGGTTTAGAATATGTAGCCTTAGATTCAGAAATACCTGTAAATACAACTTATAATTCCATTACTGGAATTTGGGATGTTTCTGCTTTAGATTTATTACAAAACAATTCAATTGTTTTAAAAATCAGAGCAAAAGTTACAGATTTAAATGTTTTAATAATAAATAAAACAGAAGTTTTTAAGACAGAACAAAAGGATTTAGACTCTTTTCCAAATTCAGGAAACTAG
- a CDS encoding TerB family tellurite resistance protein has translation MGNFTKWLGAGLGFTFGGPIGAAIGFAIGSFVDGFSEDDLKQERIDYERQRNSGKSRGGNNTQSGDFEMSLLVLASIVIKSDGKIDEKELDFVRNQFVNMYGKQRANSAFKLFNGIVKKDISARQVCIQIRQHMPHASRLQLIHFLFGIAKADGFVTESEVEEIRKIAGYLYINDKDYISIKAMFYDESDNAYKILEISKSVTDAEVKKAYRKMVKKYHPDKLQDLGEEHLKGANEKFQRIQEAYDRIKKERGM, from the coding sequence ATGGGAAATTTTACAAAATGGTTAGGTGCAGGTTTAGGATTTACTTTTGGAGGGCCAATAGGTGCTGCAATTGGTTTTGCAATAGGTAGTTTTGTAGATGGTTTTTCTGAAGATGATTTAAAGCAAGAAAGAATAGATTACGAAAGGCAAAGAAATTCTGGTAAATCAAGAGGCGGTAATAATACACAGTCTGGAGATTTTGAAATGAGTTTACTTGTTTTAGCGTCTATTGTAATAAAATCTGATGGTAAAATAGACGAGAAAGAACTAGATTTTGTAAGAAATCAGTTTGTAAACATGTATGGTAAACAAAGAGCAAATAGTGCTTTTAAGTTGTTTAACGGTATTGTTAAAAAAGATATTTCTGCACGCCAAGTCTGTATTCAAATTAGGCAACACATGCCTCATGCATCTAGATTGCAATTAATACATTTCTTATTTGGTATTGCGAAAGCAGATGGTTTTGTTACTGAGAGCGAAGTAGAAGAAATTAGAAAAATTGCAGGTTATTTATATATTAATGATAAAGATTATATTTCTATAAAAGCAATGTTTTATGATGAGTCTGATAATGCATACAAGATTTTAGAAATTTCGAAATCTGTAACAGACGCCGAGGTTAAAAAGGCATACAGAAAAATGGTTAAAAAATACCATCCAGATAAATTACAAGACTTGGGCGAAGAGCATTTAAAAGGTGCAAATGAAAAATTTCAAAGGATACAAGAAGCTTACGACCGAATAAAGAAAGAGCGAGGAATGTAA
- a CDS encoding BrxA/BrxB family bacilliredoxin: MYPEELVKPMRDELINAGFEALYTSEDVENAMSKEGTTLVMVNSVCGCAAGTARPGAIASLGADKTPTNLTTVFAGVEKESTQKAREFMVPFPPSSPAIALFKDGNLVHMLERHHIEGRSAQMIAQNLAQAYEEFC, translated from the coding sequence ATGTATCCAGAAGAATTAGTAAAACCAATGCGTGATGAGTTAATTAACGCTGGTTTTGAAGCATTATATACAAGTGAAGACGTTGAAAACGCAATGTCTAAAGAAGGTACAACTTTAGTAATGGTTAACTCTGTTTGTGGTTGTGCTGCTGGTACTGCAAGACCAGGTGCAATTGCATCTTTAGGAGCAGATAAAACACCAACAAACTTAACAACTGTTTTTGCAGGTGTAGAGAAAGAATCTACACAAAAAGCACGTGAGTTTATGGTTCCTTTTCCTCCTTCTTCACCAGCAATTGCCTTATTTAAAGATGGTAATTTAGTACATATGTTAGAAAGACACCATATAGAAGGTAGATCTGCACAAATGATTGCTCAAAATTTAGCGCAAGCATACGAAGAGTTTTGTTAA
- a CDS encoding HD domain-containing protein: protein MNQEKIITATIAFVKEELKNAEGGHDWFHIERVFKNAILISKEENVDVFVVSLAALLHDIADPKFHNGDETIGPIVANDFLKKQNVEPTIIKHVVDIINNISFKNSFENTKANFNSKELDVVQDADRLDAIGAIGIARCFNYGGFKNRALYDPEIIPNLNMTKEEYKNSSAPTINHFYEKLLLLKDKMNTTSGKKIAAERHLFMKTFLKQFYEEWNGVK from the coding sequence ATGAATCAAGAAAAAATTATTACAGCAACAATTGCATTTGTAAAAGAAGAATTAAAAAATGCTGAAGGTGGGCACGATTGGTTTCATATAGAACGTGTTTTTAAAAATGCAATATTAATTTCTAAAGAAGAAAATGTAGATGTTTTTGTTGTTTCTTTGGCTGCTTTATTACACGATATTGCAGATCCAAAATTTCATAACGGAGACGAAACAATAGGGCCCATAGTTGCAAACGATTTTCTTAAAAAACAAAACGTTGAACCTACAATCATTAAACACGTTGTAGATATTATAAATAACATTTCTTTTAAAAACTCTTTCGAAAATACTAAAGCCAATTTTAATTCTAAAGAATTAGATGTTGTTCAAGATGCAGATAGATTAGACGCAATTGGTGCCATTGGTATTGCAAGATGTTTTAATTATGGTGGTTTTAAAAATAGAGCGCTTTACGACCCAGAAATTATTCCTAATTTAAATATGACAAAAGAGGAATATAAAAACTCTAGCGCACCAACCATCAATCATTTTTATGAAAAACTTTTACTTCTAAAAGATAAAATGAATACTACGTCTGGAAAAAAGATTGCTGCAGAAAGACATCTTTTTATGAAAACTTTTCTAAAACAATTTTATGAAGAGTGGAATGGCGTTAAATAA
- a CDS encoding AraC family transcriptional regulator, giving the protein MKTKPTLEKITPSFGSSLLVKKHVQFLKENKAFWHFHPEIEIVYVNKGKGKRHIGNHISYFNNSQLVLIGSNLPHLGFTDRLTTNGSETLIQFKPDFLGAEFFKIPEMIAIDQLFERAKKGIRFNIEIKKRIGAKIEELADLEGASRIISFLHILKELALTDDYTILNADGFAFETQPQDSSKIDIIFKHINENFNQHISLDEIAGLVSMTVPAFCRFFKKTTSKTFTKLVNEYRVVHATKLLSESNMSITDICYECGFNNFSHFNKLFKEFTGKSASKYRSEMLNLVQ; this is encoded by the coding sequence ATGAAAACAAAACCTACTTTAGAAAAAATTACGCCAAGTTTTGGTAGTTCTTTGTTGGTTAAAAAACACGTACAGTTTTTAAAGGAGAATAAAGCATTTTGGCATTTTCATCCAGAAATAGAAATTGTATACGTTAATAAAGGAAAAGGTAAAAGACATATTGGTAACCATATAAGTTATTTTAATAATAGTCAATTAGTACTTATTGGTTCTAATTTGCCACATTTAGGTTTTACAGATCGATTAACTACAAATGGTTCTGAAACCTTAATACAGTTTAAGCCAGATTTCTTAGGAGCAGAATTTTTTAAGATTCCAGAAATGATTGCCATTGATCAATTATTTGAGCGTGCAAAAAAAGGAATCCGTTTTAATATTGAAATTAAAAAGAGAATTGGTGCTAAAATAGAAGAGTTAGCAGATTTAGAAGGAGCAAGTAGAATTATTTCTTTTTTGCATATTTTAAAAGAATTGGCTTTAACAGATGATTACACCATTTTAAATGCAGATGGTTTTGCTTTTGAAACACAGCCGCAAGACAGCAGTAAGATTGATATTATATTTAAACATATTAACGAGAACTTTAATCAACATATAAGTTTAGATGAAATTGCGGGCTTAGTAAGTATGACGGTTCCGGCGTTTTGTAGATTCTTTAAAAAAACAACCTCTAAAACATTTACTAAGTTGGTAAATGAATATAGAGTTGTGCATGCAACAAAATTATTATCAGAAAGTAATATGAGTATTACAGATATTTGTTATGAGTGTGGTTTTAACAATTTTTCTCACTTTAATAAATTGTTTAAAGAATTTACGGGTAAATCTGCTTCAAAGTATAGAAGTGAAATGTTAAATTTAGTTCAATAG
- a CDS encoding DUF3244 domain-containing protein: protein MKTTIKKYLVVVVMMLGTLMNYANVNSNSIDVVKGKRVRLEYRTVKKGHTLSIKNENGTVIYTQVIKNTGSFSQIFDLSKLEKGNYTTELEKDFEIIVKYFTVNDGEISFNDEKTIFKPVIRAEDDTVYVSKITFDKEPVKVELYYENEIIFSETVTNTEDVLSRVYKVSKEIKGDYKVVIKSDNRSYEQDFNL, encoded by the coding sequence ATGAAAACAACAATTAAAAAGTACTTAGTAGTAGTAGTTATGATGTTAGGAACATTAATGAACTACGCAAACGTAAATAGTAACTCTATAGACGTTGTAAAAGGAAAGAGAGTAAGATTAGAGTATAGAACTGTAAAAAAGGGACATACTTTATCTATAAAGAACGAAAACGGAACAGTAATTTATACTCAGGTAATTAAAAATACAGGTTCATTTTCTCAGATATTTGATTTATCTAAATTAGAAAAAGGAAATTACACTACAGAATTAGAAAAAGATTTCGAAATAATAGTAAAATACTTTACTGTAAACGATGGTGAAATTTCTTTTAACGACGAAAAAACAATCTTTAAACCAGTAATTAGAGCAGAAGACGACACAGTTTATGTATCTAAAATTACATTCGACAAAGAGCCAGTAAAAGTAGAGTTATACTACGAAAACGAAATTATTTTTTCTGAAACTGTTACAAATACAGAAGATGTATTAAGTAGAGTTTATAAAGTATCAAAAGAAATAAAAGGAGACTACAAAGTGGTTATAAAAAGTGATAATAGATCTTACGAACAAGATTTTAATCTATAA
- a CDS encoding enoyl-CoA hydratase-related protein codes for MNFDNILVEKSAALAKVIINRPKKLNALNKATIEELHLAFKSLDNDTNVKTILVTGSGDKAFVAGADISEFSDFSIEEGGSLAKAGQEMLFDFVENLATPVIAVVNGFALGGGLELAMACHFRIASDNAKMGLPEVSLGVIPGYGGTQRLPQLVGKGKAMEMIMTAGMISAEEAKQNGLVNYVTTQEELMPLAEKLASKILRNSSVAISAAISAVNANYKDGVNGFNTEIEAFGNCFGTEDFKEGTTAFLEKRKANFPGK; via the coding sequence ATGAATTTTGATAATATATTAGTTGAAAAATCAGCGGCTTTAGCCAAAGTAATTATTAATAGACCAAAAAAATTAAATGCCTTAAACAAAGCAACTATAGAAGAGTTACATCTTGCTTTTAAAAGTTTAGATAACGATACAAATGTAAAAACAATTCTAGTAACTGGTAGCGGAGATAAAGCATTTGTTGCCGGAGCAGATATTTCTGAATTTTCTGACTTTTCTATTGAAGAAGGTGGTAGTTTGGCAAAAGCAGGACAAGAAATGTTATTCGATTTTGTAGAAAATTTGGCAACACCTGTAATTGCTGTTGTAAATGGTTTTGCGCTTGGTGGTGGTTTAGAATTGGCAATGGCGTGTCATTTTAGAATTGCTTCTGATAATGCTAAAATGGGATTACCAGAAGTTTCTTTAGGTGTAATACCAGGTTATGGTGGTACACAACGTTTACCGCAATTGGTTGGTAAAGGTAAAGCTATGGAAATGATTATGACAGCCGGTATGATATCTGCAGAAGAAGCAAAGCAAAATGGTTTGGTTAATTATGTAACTACCCAAGAAGAATTAATGCCTTTAGCAGAAAAATTGGCATCTAAAATTTTAAGAAATTCATCTGTTGCAATAAGTGCAGCAATAAGTGCTGTAAATGCTAATTATAAAGATGGTGTAAATGGTTTTAATACAGAAATAGAAGCTTTTGGTAACTGTTTTGGCACAGAAGATTTTAAAGAAGGTACTACTGCATTTTTAGAAAAAAGAAAAGCAAATTTTCCAGGAAAATAA
- a CDS encoding sensor histidine kinase, translated as MILLVLLASVLILVVTVYQYDEQTKDYNIQRFERKEAIAKKTIELELTNKTTYAVKTENLPKIFQNRIYEISSINKLNITIYDLEGKMLKTSFGNAFEKIDNTPLTDFIVTELAQNSNHRIFKNKQIDGTGYQTSYSYITDPKFKRIGILELQFTQDNSEIEHELKEFIYRLSLVYALMFLVAISLAYFLSSYITRSIKTISDKMQQTRLNERNEKIILNKASSEIEVLVAAYNNMIDQLEESAAKLARSEREQAWREMAKQVAHEIKNPLTPMRLSVQSFERKFNPEDENIKEKLAEYSQTLIQQIDVMSSIASAFSDFAKMPTQKKEEIEVISVVKLALDIFNEKSIKYLPENKELFAFLDKTQLIRIVTNLVKNAIQATENEENPLIQVEVLEHQNKIKIVVSDNGKGISNDVKDLIFEPKFTTKSSGMGLGLAMIKNIIEAYDGKISFTSTEGEGTVFTVTLPKK; from the coding sequence ATGATTTTGTTGGTACTGCTGGCATCAGTATTAATTCTTGTGGTTACTGTTTATCAATACGACGAGCAAACAAAAGACTATAATATACAAAGGTTTGAGCGTAAAGAAGCCATTGCCAAAAAAACCATAGAATTAGAGCTTACAAATAAAACTACGTATGCTGTAAAAACAGAAAATCTTCCAAAAATTTTTCAGAATAGAATTTACGAAATTTCATCTATAAATAAATTAAACATTACTATTTATGACTTAGAAGGTAAGATGCTAAAAACCTCTTTTGGTAACGCTTTCGAAAAGATAGATAATACGCCTTTAACAGATTTTATTGTAACCGAATTGGCTCAAAATTCGAATCATAGAATTTTTAAAAACAAACAAATTGATGGTACAGGATATCAAACATCATATTCTTATATCACAGATCCAAAATTTAAAAGAATTGGTATTTTAGAATTACAATTTACTCAAGACAATTCAGAAATAGAACACGAATTAAAAGAATTTATTTACAGGTTAAGTTTGGTGTACGCACTAATGTTTTTAGTAGCAATATCTTTAGCTTATTTTTTATCTAGTTATATAACACGTTCTATTAAAACAATTTCAGACAAAATGCAGCAAACACGTTTGAATGAAAGAAACGAGAAAATTATATTAAACAAAGCAAGCTCAGAAATTGAAGTTTTGGTTGCTGCGTATAATAATATGATTGATCAACTAGAAGAAAGTGCAGCAAAATTAGCAAGAAGCGAGAGAGAACAAGCCTGGAGAGAAATGGCAAAACAAGTGGCTCACGAAATAAAAAACCCGTTAACACCAATGCGTTTATCGGTACAAAGTTTCGAGAGAAAATTTAATCCAGAAGACGAAAATATTAAAGAAAAATTAGCAGAATATAGTCAAACTTTAATTCAGCAAATAGATGTTATGAGTTCTATTGCATCTGCATTTTCTGACTTTGCAAAAATGCCAACTCAGAAAAAAGAAGAAATAGAAGTAATTAGTGTTGTTAAGTTGGCTTTAGATATATTTAATGAAAAATCGATAAAATATCTTCCAGAAAACAAAGAATTATTTGCTTTTTTAGATAAAACCCAGTTAATTAGAATTGTAACTAATTTGGTTAAAAATGCTATACAAGCTACAGAGAATGAAGAAAATCCGTTAATACAAGTCGAGGTTTTAGAGCATCAGAATAAAATAAAAATTGTTGTTTCTGATAACGGAAAAGGAATTTCTAATGATGTAAAAGATTTAATTTTCGAACCAAAATTTACCACAAAATCTAGCGGAATGGGATTAGGTTTAGCAATGATTAAAAATATTATAGAAGCATACGATGGTAAAATATCTTTTACTTCTACTGAAGGTGAAGGAACTGTATTTACCGTAACCTTGCCAAAAAAATAA
- a CDS encoding SemiSWEET family sugar transporter: MNAFFEIIGLLAALLTTISFLPQVYKTWQTKDTSGLSLTMFIVFFLGIVLWLIYGIYLNSLPMILANTITAVSSMYLIIMKLKHK, from the coding sequence ATGAACGCTTTTTTTGAAATTATTGGTTTATTAGCAGCGCTACTAACTACCATATCTTTTTTACCGCAAGTATATAAAACATGGCAAACCAAAGATACTTCTGGGTTGTCTTTAACAATGTTTATTGTGTTTTTTTTAGGTATTGTTTTATGGCTTATTTACGGTATTTATTTAAATAGTTTACCCATGATTTTAGCCAATACAATTACAGCAGTATCTTCTATGTATTTAATAATTATGAAGTTGAAACATAAATAG